The following are from one region of the Thermomicrobiales bacterium genome:
- a CDS encoding (Fe-S)-binding protein yields MVSESINGQFAQAVVEPERLSGFQGPDAPPEDVMRACVHCGFCLPACPTYRLTLRERSSPRGRIALIKSVHEGHLSILDPIFQEEMSLCLNCRACEAACPSGVKYGELVETARTQIERVNRHAPHVSLARTAAFRGAFGSTRRFRALSSGLRLYQRSGAQQVVRKSGVLKLMNLSKQEAMLPELTDEFLIPGQEYWPAEGERRGTVALLAGCIMSTAYADVDRATARVLARNGYDVVVPTGQGCCGALSVHSGDMDNGRSQARANIEAFDNPQFDAVIVNAAGCGAAMKEYGFLLRDDPAYAERAKQFSERVKDATEFLAQAGLASTPGHLEIEVTYQEPCHLAHAQRITREPRELLHAIPGLKLVEMPESTMCCGSAGIYNLMQPEVSASLLTRKLDNAATTGVRTIVSANPGCMMQLVAGLRERGEQVEVVHIMTLLDNAYAAAAAPVTV; encoded by the coding sequence ATGGTCAGTGAATCCATCAATGGTCAGTTTGCCCAGGCAGTCGTGGAACCGGAACGCTTGTCCGGGTTTCAAGGTCCCGATGCCCCGCCTGAAGATGTCATGCGCGCTTGCGTGCATTGCGGCTTCTGTCTGCCGGCCTGTCCGACCTATCGTCTGACGCTGCGTGAGCGGTCCTCGCCACGTGGTCGGATCGCATTGATTAAGTCCGTCCATGAGGGACATCTCAGTATTCTTGATCCGATCTTCCAGGAGGAGATGTCGCTGTGCCTCAATTGCCGAGCCTGCGAGGCCGCCTGTCCGTCCGGCGTGAAGTACGGCGAGCTGGTCGAGACGGCTCGGACGCAGATCGAGCGCGTTAATCGCCACGCTCCGCACGTTTCGCTGGCGCGCACGGCGGCATTCCGCGGCGCATTCGGCAGCACGCGACGCTTCCGGGCGCTCTCGTCCGGCTTGCGCCTGTACCAGCGCAGCGGAGCGCAACAGGTCGTGCGGAAATCGGGCGTCCTCAAGCTCATGAACCTCAGCAAGCAGGAAGCGATGCTGCCGGAGCTGACGGACGAATTCCTCATCCCAGGACAGGAGTACTGGCCGGCCGAAGGCGAACGACGGGGAACTGTTGCGCTGCTGGCAGGTTGCATCATGAGCACCGCCTACGCAGATGTCGATCGAGCGACCGCGCGCGTGCTAGCGCGCAATGGCTACGACGTTGTTGTGCCGACTGGCCAGGGCTGCTGCGGTGCATTGTCCGTTCACTCCGGTGATATGGACAATGGCCGATCTCAGGCGCGCGCCAACATCGAAGCGTTCGACAATCCGCAATTTGATGCGGTGATCGTCAACGCGGCTGGATGCGGTGCTGCAATGAAGGAGTACGGCTTCCTGCTGCGCGATGACCCTGCCTACGCCGAGCGCGCGAAGCAGTTTAGTGAGCGCGTCAAGGACGCAACCGAGTTCCTGGCTCAGGCTGGATTGGCGAGTACTCCGGGGCATCTTGAAATCGAAGTCACCTACCAGGAGCCGTGTCACCTGGCGCACGCACAGCGCATCACTCGTGAACCGCGCGAGCTGCTGCATGCGATACCGGGTTTGAAGCTGGTCGAAATGCCCGAGTCGACGATGTGTTGCGGGAGTGCCGGTATCTACAACCTGATGCAGCCGGAAGTGTCGGCATCGCTGCTGACCCGCAAGCTGGACAACGCTGCGACCACCGGCGTGCGAACGATTGTTTCGGCTAACCCCGGCTGCATGATGCAACTCGTCGCTGGTCTACGTGAGCGCGGCGAGCAGGTCGAAGTTGTCCATATCATGACGTTGCTCGACAACGCCTACGCGGCAGCGGCGGCGCCAGTTACGGTGTGA